The region GTGGCGGGGAATCCAAGGAGGTTGAACATATCTTTTGCGGCACCTTGCTGAGTGCTGCCATCGCTGAGATTGATGGGGGTTTTGCCGTGATTGTACCCCACACGCACTGACCAGGTGCCGGCATCGTATTGATAACCTATGGCGAAGACATCCTGATCATCCCAATCGAAATCCTCATAACCGGCGGCATGGCTCCACTGAATACGTTTCCAGTCGATGGCGATACCGTGGGGACCGCTTCTCCACCCCAGGCCGATGCCGAATTCGGCAGGCTGATCGAGATGACCGTCCAGCTGAATGCCAAAAGGAGCTGCCGCGGCCCTCAAAGTATTGCCGTAATCCATTTTGACTTTACTTTTATACATCGCACCCACACTCAGGCCATTGCCGAAATCATAGGTCATACCGATGTTGGCGCCGAAACCGAAATCCTGCTTCTGACCGGGGCTGACAGTTCCGGGTTGTCCATTCTGACCGTGCATCACATAATGGATATCCAGGGATCCATACTGAACAATAGGGGCGATCCCGATACTGAGGCCGCCGGTTTTATAGGCGACGGGAACGACGAACTGCATCAACTGCAACGTGGTTTCCATATCAAACAGTTTGCTGTTTCCCGGCATCCAGTTACTGGGCCCGAGCCCACGAAAATCGGTTCCCATTCCGGCGGTTCCGTACATCCCGGCACCGATGTGAACCCCATTGTCCAAATGGCTCACAATGGCGACCGCGGGGATCATACTGAGGTCGGCATCGCTGTCGGCTTCATCGGTAACGGGTCCATTCTGGGTGTTGGCTGTGAGGCTGGTATGAATGTCGGGCATAAAGATCGTGCCGCCGAAGCTGATCTCCGTATCGTCGACGTAGGTGATCAGAGCCG is a window of Nitratifractor salsuginis DSM 16511 DNA encoding:
- a CDS encoding OmpP1/FadL family transporter, which produces MKLNHLVKGSMILSMVASTALYATNGDTLVGVGAKTRSMGGAGIAFSHGAESTLVNPALITYVDDTEISFGGTIFMPDIHTSLTANTQNGPVTDEADSDADLSMIPAVAIVSHLDNGVHIGAGMYGTAGMGTDFRGLGPSNWMPGNSKLFDMETTLQLMQFVVPVAYKTGGLSIGIAPIVQYGSLDIHYVMHGQNGQPGTVSPGQKQDFGFGANIGMTYDFGNGLSVGAMYKSKVKMDYGNTLRAAAAPFGIQLDGHLDQPAEFGIGLGWRSGPHGIAIDWKRIQWSHAAGYEDFDWDDQDVFAIGYQYDAGTWSVRVGYNHGKTPINLSDGSTQQGAAKDMFNLLGFPATAEDHITAGGSYQFSKNFSADFTVVYALNEKHSANVGGAFGYPAQAVTIKNEHKELGLTVQLNYKF